A genomic stretch from Candidatus Omnitrophota bacterium includes:
- a CDS encoding polymer-forming cytoskeletal protein: MPLRRKALEEKVLDVDASMQGALIFKDSVNLRINGKFEGTLETRGSLTLGQTSYVNAAITGDEIVVAGRVNGKITARVKLTLLSSAIVQGEIMPSKLVINDGALFEGTCRMLQDYFNAEELARYLEVDINSVMEWADSGKVPGNKESEGWKFERKAVDEWIASGRI, encoded by the coding sequence ATGCCCCTCAGAAGAAAAGCGTTGGAGGAAAAGGTTCTTGACGTAGATGCCAGTATGCAGGGCGCGCTGATCTTTAAGGATTCGGTTAACCTGCGCATCAACGGAAAATTTGAAGGCACGCTTGAAACCAGAGGCAGCCTTACGTTAGGGCAGACCTCATATGTTAACGCCGCCATAACGGGAGACGAGATCGTCGTTGCCGGCCGCGTTAACGGTAAGATCACCGCCAGGGTAAAGCTTACCCTGCTTTCCAGCGCGATAGTGCAGGGCGAGATCATGCCTTCCAAGTTGGTGATAAACGACGGGGCGCTGTTTGAGGGCACCTGCCGTATGCTGCAGGATTATTTTAACGCGGAGGAGCTTGCCCGTTACCTGGAGGTTGACATTAATTCCGTTATGGAATGGGCGGATTCCGGAAAGGTCCCGGGCAATAAGGAGTCCGAAGGGTGGAAGTTTGAGCGCAAGGCAGTTGATGAGTGGATAGCTTCAGGGAGGATCTAG
- a CDS encoding dihydropteroate synthase: protein MFIIGELINGMYKDIGAAIRAKDKSVIQKKALAQINAGADALDVNCGPASSDPVNDIKWLVNAIQEVTDRALCIDSSKPEVVKSGLEAAKNSAIINSTTADEEKLGVLVPLAKQYKAKLIGLTISKKGIPQNKDQRLELAAAILAAAQEGGLNTEDVFLDPIVIPVNVAQAQMKDILEAVREFKIISDPPAKTVVGLSNVSQGTCQRNIINRVFLVMAVACGLDAAILDPLDKDLVDAAITSDLILNKQIYCDSFLEAYRKK, encoded by the coding sequence ATGTTTATCATTGGCGAACTAATTAACGGGATGTACAAGGATATCGGCGCCGCGATCAGGGCCAAGGATAAGTCCGTTATCCAGAAAAAGGCGCTGGCGCAGATAAACGCGGGGGCTGACGCGCTTGACGTTAATTGCGGCCCGGCTTCCAGCGATCCGGTAAATGATATCAAATGGCTGGTGAACGCCATACAAGAGGTAACCGACAGGGCATTGTGTATTGATTCAAGCAAGCCCGAAGTCGTAAAGTCCGGTTTAGAGGCAGCCAAAAACAGCGCTATCATTAACTCAACTACTGCCGATGAAGAAAAGCTTGGCGTCCTGGTCCCGTTGGCTAAACAATATAAGGCCAAACTGATCGGCCTGACCATCAGTAAAAAGGGCATACCGCAGAATAAAGACCAGCGGTTAGAGTTGGCCGCGGCCATACTCGCCGCGGCGCAGGAAGGCGGCCTGAATACGGAAGATGTGTTCCTCGATCCCATAGTAATACCGGTAAATGTGGCTCAAGCGCAAATGAAAGATATCCTTGAGGCGGTAAGGGAGTTTAAGATAATCTCCGACCCGCCGGCAAAGACAGTAGTCGGCTTAAGCAATGTTTCGCAGGGTACTTGTCAACGCAACATCATAAACAGGGTTTTCCTGGTTATGGCTGTTGCCTGCGGTTTGGACGCGGCAATACTTGACCCCCTGGATAAAGACCTGGTTGACGCCGCGATCACCTCAGATTTGATCCTGAATAAGCAGATATACTGCGATTCGTTCCTTGAAGCGTATAGAAAAAAATGA
- the larB gene encoding nickel pincer cofactor biosynthesis protein LarB: MKSDKPGFRDIGFAKVDIDRHRRRGFPEVIFCQGKTAGQIKAIAEEILRDKQPLLLTRIAEDTFVYLKRQFPKLNYNKEARAAYYIAVKKKKRGPAVIVTAGTSDIPVAEEARVTLELSGVKAKRIYDCGVAGLHRIRPYIGSLRRAKVIIVVAGMEGALASIVSGMVSCPVIAVPTSVGYGSSFKGLSALLTMLNSCSPGVAVMNIDNGFGAGYFAGLIA, translated from the coding sequence GTGAAGTCAGATAAGCCGGGCTTCCGCGATATAGGGTTTGCCAAGGTTGACATAGACAGGCACAGGCGAAGAGGTTTTCCGGAGGTGATTTTCTGCCAGGGCAAGACAGCCGGGCAGATAAAGGCGATAGCCGAAGAGATCCTGCGCGATAAACAGCCGCTGCTGCTTACCAGGATCGCCGAAGATACCTTTGTTTATCTTAAGAGGCAATTCCCCAAACTCAATTATAACAAAGAAGCAAGGGCCGCTTATTATATAGCTGTAAAAAAGAAGAAGCGCGGGCCTGCCGTAATAGTGACCGCGGGCACATCTGATATCCCTGTCGCCGAAGAGGCGCGCGTTACGCTTGAACTCAGCGGTGTCAAGGCCAAGAGGATTTATGACTGCGGAGTAGCAGGGCTGCACAGGATAAGACCCTATATAGGGTCTTTGCGCCGGGCAAAGGTCATAATAGTCGTCGCGGGCATGGAAGGGGCGTTGGCGAGCATAGTTTCAGGGATGGTTTCCTGTCCGGTCATCGCCGTGCCTACCAGCGTGGGTTATGGTTCAAGTTTTAAAGGGCTCTCCGCGTTGCTTACAATGCTTAACAGCTGCTCTCCCGGAGTCGCGGTGATGAATATTGATAACGGTTTCGGCGCCGGATACTTCGCCGGCCTTATAGCATGA
- a CDS encoding ASKHA domain-containing protein: MNKDTYTITFFHPGATKIEVHKGRDILSAALAAGIYINSSCAGDGVCGRCKVIIKKGEITTEPSGRVSMEERHKGYVLACQTTVHSDVEVEVPAGSMLDLDSVSEEDERFLRLKGLYSQAEDVDKAEGVIKEKLFAHSPLATKVYLKMPAPTFNDTASDLERLYRELRKKKDIPVLQSGLTNIKRLGMLLRESGFKVTALLGERNGTVEVISLESGDTSRDNYGVAFDIGTTTITGQLVDLNTRKILGTKGTYNKQAAFGSDVITRIIYAAEEGGLEKLHHAVIDNINSIIQELVKEGGVELSDVNAVMCAGNTTMIHLLLRVDPAFIRKEPYVATANFMPVIRAAEAGIKINPRGLLASMPGVTTYVGGDITAGVLASGINRSDKLSMLIDIGTNGEIALGNKDWLVSCAASAGPAFEGSGVKYGMRAAKGAIQRVDISASGKARVETIGNARPRGICGSGYIDCLAELFKKGLIDKNGKFRDDSEEFILVPRKEADTEYDITITEADIENLKRSKGAIYAAATVLLKKMDLDFNDIERFYIAGGFGTYLDIDKAVAIGMLPDLNRKKFSFIGNSSLVGAREGLLSYEAKTEAEEIARKMTYIELSIEPAYMDEYVAALFFPHTDLNRFPSVK, from the coding sequence ATGAACAAAGATACTTATACGATCACATTTTTTCATCCCGGCGCCACGAAGATAGAGGTGCATAAAGGCAGGGATATTTTATCTGCCGCGCTGGCAGCGGGCATATACATTAACTCAAGCTGCGCCGGAGACGGCGTATGCGGCCGCTGCAAGGTGATCATTAAAAAAGGCGAAATAACCACGGAGCCGTCCGGACGCGTCTCCATGGAAGAGAGGCATAAAGGATATGTGCTTGCCTGTCAGACAACCGTGCATAGCGACGTAGAAGTAGAAGTGCCTGCCGGATCAATGCTGGACCTGGACAGCGTTTCTGAAGAAGACGAAAGATTCTTGCGCCTGAAAGGGCTGTACAGCCAGGCAGAGGATGTGGATAAGGCGGAAGGCGTGATCAAGGAGAAACTATTCGCGCATAGCCCGCTGGCAACCAAGGTTTATCTTAAGATGCCCGCGCCGACGTTTAATGACACGGCCAGCGATTTAGAGAGATTATACAGAGAACTCAGAAAAAAGAAAGACATACCTGTATTACAGAGCGGCCTGACCAACATTAAGCGCCTGGGTATGCTGTTAAGGGAGAGCGGCTTTAAGGTTACAGCGCTTTTAGGGGAGAGGAACGGGACCGTAGAGGTCATTTCTCTGGAGTCAGGCGATACGTCCAGGGATAATTACGGCGTTGCCTTTGATATCGGCACTACCACTATTACCGGCCAGCTGGTGGATCTTAATACCAGGAAAATATTGGGCACAAAGGGGACCTACAATAAACAGGCCGCTTTCGGCAGCGATGTCATTACGCGCATTATTTACGCGGCAGAGGAAGGCGGACTGGAAAAGCTGCATCACGCGGTGATCGATAATATCAATTCCATAATCCAGGAATTGGTAAAAGAAGGCGGCGTTGAGTTGAGCGATGTAAATGCCGTGATGTGCGCGGGCAATACCACTATGATACATCTGCTCCTGCGGGTCGATCCCGCGTTTATCAGGAAGGAGCCCTATGTCGCCACTGCCAATTTTATGCCGGTGATCAGGGCGGCAGAGGCAGGGATAAAGATAAATCCCAGGGGCCTGCTTGCCTCTATGCCCGGGGTAACTACGTATGTGGGCGGCGATATAACAGCCGGCGTGCTGGCAAGCGGGATCAACAGGTCCGACAAACTAAGTATGCTGATAGATATAGGCACAAACGGCGAGATAGCCCTGGGGAATAAGGACTGGCTGGTTTCTTGCGCCGCTTCCGCCGGCCCGGCCTTTGAGGGCAGCGGAGTCAAGTACGGCATGAGAGCGGCCAAAGGCGCGATCCAACGAGTGGATATATCGGCATCGGGAAAGGCCAGGGTTGAAACCATAGGGAATGCCAGGCCCAGAGGCATATGCGGTTCGGGTTATATTGACTGCCTGGCGGAATTGTTTAAGAAGGGCCTGATAGACAAAAACGGCAAATTCCGCGATGACAGTGAGGAATTTATCCTGGTTCCCCGGAAGGAAGCCGATACGGAATACGATATCACAATTACGGAAGCGGACATTGAGAATCTCAAGCGTTCCAAAGGGGCGATCTACGCCGCGGCAACGGTATTGCTGAAGAAAATGGACCTGGATTTCAACGATATTGAACGCTTTTATATCGCCGGAGGTTTCGGCACATATCTGGATATAGATAAGGCCGTGGCGATCGGCATGCTTCCCGATTTAAATAGAAAGAAATTTTCATTCATAGGCAATAGTTCTCTCGTAGGCGCGCGGGAGGGGCTGCTTTCTTACGAAGCTAAAACAGAGGCGGAAGAGATCGCGAGGAAAATGACCTATATTGAATTAAGCATAGAGCCGGCATATATGGATGAATATGTGGCGGCTTTGTTCTTTCCGCATACGGACTTGAACAGGTTCCCCAGCGTAAAGTAA
- a CDS encoding helix-turn-helix domain-containing protein has translation MSEKLLTIREVSHLLEISEKEVVDLAEQGKIPAYKVGGLYLRFKKDQIDEIRHRFVPDSAAARMKYTPFERARDFLVYNDFYIVSATVILAIVYIIFKGI, from the coding sequence ATGTCGGAGAAATTGTTGACCATCAGGGAGGTGTCGCACCTTCTGGAGATCTCGGAAAAAGAAGTGGTGGACCTGGCTGAGCAGGGCAAGATACCGGCTTACAAAGTCGGCGGTTTGTACCTGCGTTTTAAGAAAGATCAGATAGATGAGATCAGGCACAGGTTCGTGCCTGACAGCGCGGCCGCGAGGATGAAGTATACGCCTTTTGAGCGCGCCCGCGACTTTCTGGTGTATAACGATTTCTATATTGTCTCAGCCACGGTCATATTGGCCATAGTTTATATTATTTTTAAAGGGATTTAA
- a CDS encoding MgtC/SapB family protein translates to MLRLVLAVLFSGAIGFERQIRHRGAGLRTHILVCLGSTLIMLTSIYVFDIYRGEAAIDPARIAAGVVTGIGFLCAGTIIRSGEAIRGLTTATSLWLVAAVGLAIGIGFYSAAFMATVLALAVLMMLRRFEDRVFSR, encoded by the coding sequence ATGTTGAGGTTGGTATTGGCCGTGCTGTTCAGCGGGGCCATAGGGTTTGAAAGGCAGATACGGCACAGGGGCGCCGGGCTTCGCACGCATATATTAGTGTGCCTGGGCTCAACCCTGATAATGTTGACATCAATATACGTTTTTGATATATATAGAGGTGAGGCGGCGATAGATCCCGCGAGGATCGCCGCGGGCGTAGTCACAGGCATAGGTTTTCTCTGCGCCGGAACCATCATAAGATCCGGAGAGGCGATACGGGGATTGACTACGGCGACGAGCCTGTGGCTGGTTGCCGCGGTCGGCCTGGCCATCGGCATAGGATTTTACAGCGCCGCGTTCATGGCCACTGTTTTGGCTTTAGCCGTCCTTATGATGCTTCGCCGTTTTGAAGACAGGGTTTTTAGCAGATAA
- the tilS gene encoding tRNA lysidine(34) synthetase TilS codes for MSIQNKFKHTITQHNLISNHDRILIGVSGGPDSVALLCLLNSIKKEFKLDLVIGHLDHGLRRESVKDMDFVLGLGRKLKIPVVCERIKLSSEGKGSLEETARFARLDFFRRVCKEFNLNKVALGHNMDDQAETVLMRVLRGTGLFGLAAIKPGRRIGALEVIRPLLDIERKGIEKYLKEKRVTPVIDRTNTRDIFFRNKIRNRLLPELTKYNPNIKQILANTARQSGDDYDFLLNAARKALRSVKASASKTRVRLELRRLTRCHPAMFRMVLRFAYQHIKGDLRRLTFRHLEELEALVFTRPLRSVVNLPRNIAARKEKRFLSIYSSKG; via the coding sequence GTGTCCATCCAAAATAAATTCAAACACACAATAACCCAACACAATCTCATCTCTAACCACGACCGTATCCTCATCGGCGTATCAGGCGGGCCTGATTCTGTAGCGTTGTTATGCCTGCTTAATTCAATAAAGAAAGAATTCAAACTTGACCTCGTGATAGGCCATCTGGACCACGGGCTGCGCAGAGAATCGGTTAAAGATATGGACTTTGTTTTGGGGCTGGGCAGAAAGCTCAAAATTCCCGTGGTGTGTGAAAGGATCAAACTTAGCTCAGAAGGAAAGGGCTCTTTGGAGGAGACTGCCAGGTTCGCAAGGCTGGATTTTTTCCGTCGGGTTTGCAAAGAATTTAACCTGAACAAGGTTGCACTGGGCCACAATATGGACGACCAGGCAGAGACAGTGCTTATGCGCGTCTTAAGGGGGACCGGTTTGTTCGGGCTTGCCGCTATTAAACCCGGGAGGCGCATAGGGGCATTAGAAGTGATCAGGCCGCTTCTTGATATTGAAAGAAAGGGCATAGAAAAATACCTTAAAGAGAAACGCGTCACGCCTGTTATTGACAGGACGAATACCCGGGACATATTCTTTAGAAATAAGATACGCAACCGCCTGCTTCCCGAATTAACAAAATATAACCCCAACATAAAACAAATCCTTGCCAATACTGCCAGGCAGTCAGGAGACGACTATGATTTTTTGCTTAATGCCGCCAGGAAGGCGCTGAGGTCGGTCAAGGCCTCTGCCTCAAAGACAAGAGTAAGATTAGAATTAAGGCGTTTAACCAGATGCCATCCCGCGATGTTCAGGATGGTCTTACGCTTCGCTTATCAGCATATAAAAGGCGATTTGAGGCGCCTGACCTTCCGCCACCTTGAAGAATTGGAGGCGCTTGTATTCACGAGGCCGCTTCGTTCGGTAGTAAACCTGCCCCGGAACATCGCTGCCAGGAAAGAGAAAAGATTCCTATCCATTTATTCCTCAAAAGGATAG
- the acsC gene encoding acetyl-CoA decarbonylase/synthase complex subunit gamma, with the protein MALSGLDIYKLLPKTNCRKCGFATCLAFAMQLAKKAVTLDKCPDLTREAKDALQAQAMPPIRLIAIGGEGNKLEVGNETVMFRHEEKFHRPAGIGFIIDDDLSEAAIEDRIRAAGNLRFERIGEALNLNIIAVRQKKNRSAFVNAVKKVCSSSDLPLALMSNDEAALRDALSLLKDKRPLIFKADKENIEQLSSLAAEFKAPLVVSAQNPEELSLLAKQAASKGVNDIVLYPDSRTVKKRLWDLTQIRRQALKKNNRALGYPTLTVVDEEDAFLEAITASVFILKYSSIVLLGNFHSWEILALLTLRQNIFTDPQKPLQVAPKLYEIGQVDADSPLIVTTNFSLTYYTVLTEVEASKVPSYILSVDTEGMSVLTAWAAEKFTSESIAKALNDDSVKSKASRKEVILPGYVAVLSGKLEEDSGWKVRVGPKEASGLPAFLKALRNP; encoded by the coding sequence ATGGCATTATCAGGTTTAGACATCTACAAATTATTGCCTAAGACGAACTGCAGGAAATGCGGCTTTGCTACCTGCCTTGCCTTTGCCATGCAGTTGGCGAAGAAGGCGGTTACCCTGGATAAATGCCCGGACCTTACGCGGGAGGCAAAGGATGCTCTTCAGGCCCAGGCAATGCCGCCTATCCGGCTTATCGCCATAGGAGGAGAGGGTAATAAGCTTGAAGTAGGCAATGAAACGGTGATGTTCCGCCATGAGGAGAAATTTCACCGCCCCGCAGGCATCGGTTTTATCATAGACGACGACCTTAGCGAGGCGGCTATTGAAGACAGGATCAGGGCAGCGGGAAATTTGCGCTTTGAGCGTATCGGAGAGGCGCTGAATTTGAACATTATCGCCGTAAGGCAGAAGAAAAACAGGAGCGCTTTTGTTAATGCCGTAAAAAAGGTGTGCTCTTCTTCGGATCTTCCTTTGGCGCTGATGAGCAATGATGAAGCGGCCCTGCGGGATGCCCTGTCTTTGCTTAAGGATAAGAGGCCGCTTATATTCAAGGCGGACAAAGAAAACATTGAGCAACTCTCATCGCTTGCCGCGGAATTCAAGGCGCCTCTGGTTGTGAGCGCGCAAAACCCTGAAGAGTTATCCCTGCTGGCTAAACAGGCCGCTTCCAAGGGCGTCAATGACATCGTGCTGTATCCCGACAGCCGGACAGTAAAGAAAAGATTGTGGGACCTGACCCAGATAAGGAGGCAGGCGCTGAAAAAGAACAACAGGGCCCTTGGCTATCCCACGCTGACTGTCGTTGATGAGGAGGACGCGTTCCTTGAAGCGATCACGGCGTCTGTTTTCATATTAAAGTATTCCAGCATAGTCCTGCTAGGTAATTTTCATTCATGGGAGATACTGGCTCTGCTTACCTTAAGACAGAATATCTTCACCGACCCCCAGAAGCCGCTGCAGGTGGCGCCCAAACTTTATGAGATCGGACAGGTTGACGCCGATTCTCCGCTCATCGTTACCACGAATTTTTCGCTGACCTATTATACCGTGCTTACTGAGGTAGAGGCCAGCAAGGTGCCTTCCTATATACTTAGCGTGGATACCGAAGGGATGTCCGTGCTCACTGCCTGGGCAGCGGAGAAATTTACTTCGGAAAGCATTGCCAAGGCGTTGAATGATGACTCCGTTAAAAGCAAGGCTTCCCGTAAGGAGGTCATACTTCCGGGTTACGTCGCGGTATTGAGCGGGAAACTGGAAGAGGACTCAGGATGGAAGGTGCGCGTAGGGCCTAAAGAGGCGTCAGGGCTTCCCGCATTTTTGAAGGCGTTAAGGAATCCATAA
- a CDS encoding AAA family ATPase, which translates to MGYIIAVAGKGGTGKTTIASLLVRLLKDAGKTSIIAIDADPNSNLGDALGVEVKESIGSILDDVAKDPRQIPAGTTKDRFLEYRIQDSVVEADGFDLLSMGRPEGPGCYCFVNNLLRAMIARLASAYKYVIIDNEAGFEHLSRRTMRSADVLLIVSDPSSAGLRAAARIDKLSRELDIAIKRRVLVINRVSGSTADTGIIQKSGIEMLGSIADDKAVNDISVSGGSAFSLSGASPAYRQLKKIGEKIWA; encoded by the coding sequence ATGGGTTATATAATCGCAGTTGCGGGCAAGGGCGGAACAGGCAAGACCACGATAGCGTCGCTGCTGGTCCGGCTCCTTAAGGACGCGGGCAAAACTTCCATTATCGCTATTGACGCCGACCCGAATTCCAATTTAGGCGATGCCCTGGGCGTTGAAGTAAAGGAGAGTATCGGCAGCATCCTGGACGATGTGGCAAAAGACCCGCGCCAGATCCCGGCGGGCACTACAAAAGACAGGTTTTTAGAATACAGGATCCAGGATTCCGTTGTTGAGGCGGATGGCTTTGACCTGCTTAGCATGGGCAGGCCTGAAGGCCCCGGCTGTTACTGTTTCGTGAATAATCTGCTGCGCGCGATGATCGCGCGGCTGGCGTCGGCTTATAAGTACGTGATCATAGATAATGAGGCGGGGTTTGAGCATTTGTCGCGGCGCACAATGCGCAGCGCCGACGTGCTTCTCATAGTTTCCGACCCATCTTCTGCCGGATTACGCGCCGCAGCAAGGATAGATAAACTATCGCGGGAATTGGATATCGCCATAAAAAGAAGGGTGCTTGTGATAAACCGCGTTAGCGGCTCAACAGCGGATACCGGCATTATACAGAAGTCAGGCATTGAGATGCTTGGCAGCATAGCCGATGATAAGGCCGTAAACGACATATCCGTCAGCGGCGGCTCGGCCTTTTCGTTGAGCGGCGCGTCGCCGGCATACCGGCAATTGAAAAAGATCGGAGAGAAAATATGGGCTTAG
- a CDS encoding formylmethanofuran dehydrogenase subunit E family protein, which produces MNKATLREAVRFHGHLGPWLVLGLLMGPYALKKIRAGKYFKLRVKVWGAGERPKSCLIDGLQLSTGATYGKGNIEKLKGPRVRVLFHNLENNKKALIYLKKGLAGALEDLKSHRDSERFAMKLCEIKPSMIFTDN; this is translated from the coding sequence ATGAATAAAGCCACGCTGAGAGAAGCGGTAAGATTCCACGGCCACCTTGGGCCGTGGCTTGTTTTGGGGCTTTTGATGGGGCCGTACGCCTTGAAGAAAATACGCGCCGGGAAATATTTCAAATTGCGCGTTAAGGTGTGGGGGGCCGGCGAAAGACCGAAATCCTGCTTAATTGACGGGCTTCAGCTTTCTACGGGCGCAACTTACGGCAAGGGGAACATAGAGAAGCTGAAAGGGCCCAGGGTCAGGGTCTTATTCCATAATCTGGAAAACAATAAAAAGGCCCTGATATATCTGAAGAAGGGCCTAGCCGGCGCGCTGGAAGATTTAAAAAGCCACAGGGATTCCGAAAGATTCGCGATGAAATTATGCGAGATCAAACCATCAATGATTTTTACAGATAATTAA
- a CDS encoding acetyl-CoA decarbonylase/synthase complex subunit delta, whose protein sequence is MGLELVKEKWASAINVVQIGAAKEDGGTRTHTVKAGGESTLAFLEEEGGIPHRPLIAYEVWDIEPGDWPDELKNAYGKVLKSPLDWALKCVNEFKAGLLCLRLQGAHPDSGDRTADASVKLVKELLKATGVPLIILGCGDDAKDNQVLVSCSQAAAGERCLIGDAVQENYKTLAAAVIADGHSIIAESPIDINIAKQLNILISDMGVALDKIVINPTIGSLGYGLEYAYSIMERARLAALSGDKMMQMPFICFVGYEAWRAKEAKSTLKETPEWGDEKMRAPLWEALTASALLQAGADILVMRHPMSIKYIEQHIDELMK, encoded by the coding sequence ATGGGCTTAGAGCTGGTCAAGGAAAAATGGGCGTCCGCGATCAACGTGGTGCAGATAGGCGCCGCGAAAGAAGACGGCGGTACGCGTACGCATACTGTGAAGGCAGGCGGCGAGAGCACTCTTGCCTTCCTGGAGGAAGAGGGAGGAATTCCCCACAGGCCGCTGATCGCCTATGAGGTATGGGATATAGAACCAGGTGACTGGCCTGACGAACTGAAAAACGCCTATGGCAAGGTTTTAAAGAGCCCTCTTGATTGGGCGCTTAAATGCGTAAATGAATTCAAGGCAGGCCTGCTTTGCCTGCGCCTGCAGGGCGCGCATCCGGATTCAGGTGACAGGACTGCCGATGCCTCGGTAAAGTTAGTCAAGGAATTGCTGAAGGCGACAGGGGTCCCTCTTATAATACTGGGCTGCGGCGATGATGCTAAGGATAATCAAGTGCTTGTGTCCTGCTCTCAGGCAGCCGCCGGAGAAAGATGCCTCATAGGCGACGCTGTCCAGGAGAATTATAAGACGCTTGCCGCGGCGGTGATCGCTGACGGCCACTCCATTATCGCCGAGTCGCCCATTGATATCAATATCGCCAAACAGCTCAATATCCTCATATCGGACATGGGTGTCGCGCTTGATAAGATCGTGATAAATCCCACGATAGGGTCTTTGGGTTATGGCCTTGAATACGCCTATTCTATTATGGAAAGGGCGCGTTTGGCCGCTCTCTCGGGAGATAAAATGATGCAGATGCCCTTTATATGTTTTGTGGGTTATGAGGCCTGGCGGGCAAAAGAGGCAAAGTCAACCCTCAAGGAAACGCCTGAATGGGGCGATGAAAAAATGCGCGCTCCTTTATGGGAGGCGTTGACCGCCAGCGCGCTCCTGCAGGCAGGGGCGGATATCCTGGTGATGCGCCACCCTATGTCTATAAAATATATCGAGCAGCATATAGACGAATTAATGAAATGA